GTGTTGATGATTTAATGCGTCAGGCTGGGTACATCAATACAAATACTCATGAACCTTTTACTTGGTATGGTATTGCTGCGTTGATTTATTTAGTGATTACGTTGATCAGCCAAGCGGGTATTCGCAAATTAGAATTACGTTTCACTCGATTTGAACGGGGAGTCGAATAATGTTTCAAGAGTATTTAGCAGTGATTGCTCAAGGCATTCCGACTAGCCTGTTGCTTACAGTCGTATCTTTGTTTATTGCCTTTTTCTTAGCATTGGGACTAACCTTCTTGCTTTCTATTGGCAATAAATTGGTGAAAAGTGCGGTCAATTTATTCCTTGTTTTATTTACAGGGACCCCGCTTTTAGTGCAATTTTTCTTAATTTATGCTGGCCCTGGTCAATTCCAATGGTTGGTGGACAGTCCATTATGGGGATTATTCTCCAACGCATGGTTCTGTGCAGCATTAGCTTTAGCTTTGAATAGTGCCGCTTATTCAACCCAATTATTCCACGGGGCAGTAAAAGCAATTTCTAAAGGTCAATGGGAAAGCTGTGCGGCATTAGGTTTAAGTCGTCTGCAGACGTTAAAGATCCTAATTCCCTATGCATTAAAACGTGCGCTCCCATCTTATACCAATGAAATTATCTTGGTATTTAAAGGCACGGCGTTGGCTTCTACCATTACGATCATGGATATCATGGGATATGCACGCCAACTTTACGGCACAGAATATGATGCACTGACTATCTATGGTATCGCAGGCGGTATTTATCTCATTATTACCGGTATTGCTACTTTATTACTCCGTCAGTTAGAAAATAAAGTGTTAGCATTTGAACGTATTGATACCGCCAAAGCATAAAGTGCGGTCAAAAATAGAAACAAATCGGGCAGTTTAAAAATTGCCCGATTTTTTATATGATTAAAGAAAATATTTTTATTTATGAGGCAATTATGTCCGAATCATCTTCCCTAAAATTCCATCTCGAACTATTACGTTTAATTCCGAAAAACTATTCCATTAGCTCATTAGAATTGCGAGAGAAATTGCTCGCATTAGGCATTGAGCGCGATTTGCGCAGTATTCAGCGTGCACTGAATACGTTATGTGAGCAGTTTGAAATTGATTGCAATACCAATGATAAGCCCTATAGCTATCGCTGGAAGCCTGATGCGAAAGGCTTAGATATGCCGATTTTAAATGAACAACAATCGTTAGTGTTGATGCTGGCAAAGCAATATTTAACTGGTATTTTGCCAACCAATATTATGCGGTCAATGGACGGTTTCTTTAAACAGGCGGAATATAATTTAGCTTATGGCAAAAATCAGAAAAAGGAAGCCTCTGAGTGGTTGAATAAAGCTGGGATTGCTCCCACTAGCCAGCCATTATTACCCGCAAAGATTGATCCTGAAGTATTCAATAAAGTAAGTATTGCTCTTTATCATAATAAATACATTAACATGATCTATCGTAAGAATGATGGAAATATACGTGATGCTCAAGTTAAACCCCTTGCATTAGTGCAGCAAGGTCCAAGTACTTATTTGGTGGTTCAATATGAGAGTGGAGCGATTAGACATCTTGCGTTACATCGATTTATTTCGGTTAATGTCAGTACGATGCAATTTGAACGCCCAAAATTTAGTTTAAAAGCGCATATCGAAAGCCAAAACTTTGGTTTTAGCTCAGGTAAGAAAATTCGCCTAACCTTCCGCATTGATAAAGAAACAGGTGGATTTTTGACAGAAACACCATTATCAACCGATCAAACGGTAAAAGATTGTGGCTCTGAATATGAAATTTCCGCTACCGTGATTGAGAGCGCTATGCTGGAGTGGTGGATTGCCCATTTTGGTGAAGATTACCAAGAAATTGACCGCACTTATTTAGACGAAAATGCCTAACGACATAAATTGTCGCTTCATCTTTTATCATTAAGCCATCAACAGAGAGGGCATTAAAATGAAGAAAATTGTTTATATTGATATGGATAATGTGATGGTTGATTTCCCGTCTGGTATTGCAAAATTAGATGAGAAAACTAAGCAAGAGTATGAAGGTCGATATGATGAGGTCGAGGGCATTTTTAGCTTAATGGAGCCGATACCTAACGCCATTTCAGCCGTTCATAAATTGATGAAGAAATATCATATTTATGCACTTTCTACCGCCCCTTGGCATAATCCATCAGCTTGGAGTGATAAAGTAAAATGGATTCAGCGTTATTTCGGCGAAGAAAAAGGCTCGGCATTATACAAACGGTTAATTTTATCTCACCATAAAAACCTGAACAAAGGCGATTATTTAATTGATGATCGCACTAAAAATGGGGCGGATAAATTCGAAGGCAAACACTTACATTTTGGTACTGAACAATTTGCTAACTGGAACTGTGTACTATCTTACTTAGATTGCGGGCCTTTTACACCAAGTGACATTTTGCAAGATTGTTTAAAAAAGCCGGCCGCCCTCGTGCAAGTTGAAAATGAGGAGCAAAGCCGAGTCATTGCTGCTTTTGCAGATCGCTATAAATGGCAAGTGTTTAATTTAGCCTGTATTTATGCGGATGAAACATCAACCGAACACAAAACGGTCTATTTAATTATCAGCCCTTATCTCAGTGATGAATTTAAAATGCGTATTGAAGCAATGTGTGCTCATATTCAAGCCGAATATGACGTGTTATTACGCTCAAAATCACAGCTAAAACAATATTTCCAACGCCTTTCAGATAAGCCATTCTTGTATATTGAAAGCTATAATTATCAACCACTTTATAAAGCAGGGAATATTTTTGGCATGATGGCGAGAGATAGACAGATTGATGAAATTTTAGAAGAAAAAGGAGCCTGAAAAATGACAGAGAAAAATAAACCAATTTGCGTGATATTAACGGGAGCTGGAATTAGTGCTGAAAGTGGTATTCCTACTTTTAGAGCAGAAGATGGCTTATGGGCTGGGCATAAAGTGGAGGAAGTTTGTACGCCTGAAGCCTTAAAGAAAAACCGTGCAAAAGTATTGGCGTTTTATAATGAACGACGTCGTAATGCTCAAGCTGCAGAGCCAAATGCTGCACACTTAGCTTTGGTTGAATTGGAAGAGTTTTATGAAGTTCATATAATCACTCAAAATGTGGATGATTTACATGAGCGAGCGGGAAGTACTAACGTACTCCATTTACATGGTGAATTGAATAAAGCTCGCAGCAGTTTTAATACCGATTACATTGTTCCATGTTTGGGTGATCAACTGTTAGAGGATAAGGATAATCACGGTCATCCAATGCGTCCACATATAGTCTTTTTTGGGGAAAATGTACCCATGTTTCCTAAAGCAGAAAAGTTAGTGAAAAAGGCAGATATTGTGATTGTTATTGGCACTTCATTACAAGTTTATCCAGCTAATGGATTGGTAAATCTCGCTCCATATGGTTCACTTATCTATTTGATCGATCCTAATCCCAACACAGGCTTTGTTCGTAAGCAAGTTATCGCAATAAAAGAAAAAGCAGGCGAGGGTGTGCCGAAAGTGGTGGCCGAGTTATTGGAGAAAATTAAAAAATCATAGAAAATCGACCGCACTTTTTAAACAAATAGCGACTTCGGTCGCTATTTATCATTACTTATCTTGCTTATGTTTAAGCATATGCATAATAAGCCTAATAAGCGTTTCTTTTTGTTTCGGATCAGATTCAGCAACTAATAAAGTGAGTGCTGCAAGCCCCGTATCATTGATAACAGGGTGTCCATCATGATCAAACAAACGCCCATTTCTATGTAAGAAATCCACAAATAAAAATGCGCCACTACGTTTATTACCATCTGAAAAAGGATGGTTCTTGACGACAAAATAAAGTAAATGTGCCGCTTTTGCTTCAATGCTTGGATAAGCAGGTTCACCAAATACACTTTGATCTAAATTACCTAGAATCGCAGATAAGCCATTATCTCGTTCACGTCCAAACAGATCACTTGCTTCACCTTTTGCCATCAGCTGTGATTTTAACTCTGCTAGTGCAGAACAAGCCTCGGCATAAGTCGGTAATGTACCGCCTTGCTGTGTTTGTGGTTCAGTAAGTAAACCTTCATCATATTGTTGTAGCCATAAAAAGGTATGCGTATAACGGCTGACAATATCCACTAGTCCACGACCGCTTTCTAGCGTTAATTCCGATGAATTTGCCGTTTTTTGAATAAGTGCAAGTGCTTGCTCTAATTCGTGAGCATTTTGCTGCAAACGTTTTTGGTTAATGGTATAGCCTTGAGTCAGATATTCTTTTAAACGTGCAGTTGCCCAGATTCTAAATTTAGTACCTAAAATAGAATTAACTCTATAACCCACAGATATAATTACATCAAGATTATAGTATTCGATTGTTCGATTAATTTGTCTTTTGCCTTCAATTTGAACTGTTGCATTTTTTGCAACAGTTGCTTCTCTATTTAACTCGCCATCAGTATAGATATTGCGTAAATGACGTGAAATAACAGACTTATCTCGTCCAAATAAATCAGCCATCTGCTGTAAACTTAGCCAAACGGTATCATTTTCAAATCTCACTTCCACTTGCGTTGTGCCATCTTGAGCTTGGTAAATTTCAATCGGATTTTGATGATTCATATTCTTTTCCTTAATAAGTTATATGTATATATAAACAGATAAATATACATATTGCAATAAGGATAATCTTATTTGTAAAAGATCTTCTAAAAATAACCGCTTGTAACATTCTCCAGCGACACGAAATGTCGCTTCCTTCCATATAATTTTTTCCATAAAAGAGAGTTTTTTACCTCTTACAACACGCTTAAGCCCTTTTATAGAAACAACACAGGAGAAAACTTATGGCAATGAAAGTCACTTTTAAACGAGATCCACTTTTTGAGGATGTAAAAAAATTCGTGCAACAAGAAAAATTTACATCTGGTTCACGGATTCAACGCAAATTTAGTTTAGGCTTTAATCGAGCTGCGAGAATTGTAGAACAACTAGAAGAAGCAGGCGTTATTTCATCAATGAAAAATGGACAGGGAAAAGTATTATGAAAAATGATTTAAATTATGCAGTGGAACTTATCCGAAAGGCCGATGGCATTTTAATTACTGCTGGGGCAGGAATGAGCGTGGATTCAGGTTTGCCGGATTTTAGAAGTGTAGGCGGGTTTTGGAATGCCTACCCAATGTTTAAAGGCCGTAATATCAATTTCCAAGATATTGCGACACCATTGGCTTATGAAACCCATCAAGAGTTAGCTTATTGGTTTTATGGGCATCGTTTGTCGCAATATCGTGCAACAAGCCCGCATGAGGGCTACCAAATTTTAAAACGTTGGGCAGAAAGCAAACCGCATGGTTATTTTGTTTTTACAAGCAATGTGGATGGGCATTTTCAGAAAGCGGGGTTTGAAGAGGGGCGTATTTATGAAGTGCATGGCACACTAGAGCGCTTGCAGTGTGCGCATAATTGCCGTGATTTGAGCTGGTCTGCAAAAGAATTTCAACCAGTGGTGGATAACGAAAACTTGCGCTTATTAAGTGAGCCACCTCGTTGCCCTTATTGTCAGCGTTTGGCAAGACAAAATGTACTCATGTTTGACGATTATTTTTACAGCAGTAATTATCAAAATTTAAAACGAAATAAGCTCGATTTATGGTTGAAAGAAGTGCAAAATCTCGTCGTTATCGAACTGGGAGCGGGGAAAGCCATTCCAACTGTGCGTCGATTTTCTGAACGTACGGCAAAAGCAAAAAAGGGCGGATTTATCCGTATTAACCCACAAGATGCAGGCGTGCCGAAAATGCACTTTTTAAGTCTAGAAATGAAAGCGTTAGATGCGCTAAAAGCGATTGATCGCCTTCTAAATCCTTCTCAACAAGCGGTTGAATAATGGAAAATTTTTGCGAAATTACCTTCTGCCAACAAATTGGCAGCAATAAGCGACACAACCAAGATGCCCTTTTTAATGGCGAGTCGGTGTTTCAATATAAACTCAAAACGGCTGAAAAACGCCTTGAAAACCGACCGCACTTTATTGTGGGCGTGGCAGACGGTATTTCCAATAGCAATCGTTCGGAAAAAGCGAGCAAATTGGCAATGCAATTATTAAGCAAAATGGAAAGCCTAAGTCGCCAAACGATCTACGATTTACAATCCAGTTTATCAGCAGAGTTAGCAGAGGATTATTTTGGTTCGGCGACCACGTTTGTGGCTGCCGAAATTGATCAAATCACTCGTAAAGCCAAAATTCTCAGCGTAGGGGATAGCCGTGCTTATTTAATTGATGCCCAAGATAAATGGCAACAAATCACCCAAGATCATTCTATTCTTTCTGAATTGTTAGCTGATTTCCCCGATAAAAAAGAGGAAGAT
The sequence above is a segment of the Haemophilus parainfluenzae genome. Coding sequences within it:
- the artM gene encoding arginine ABC transporter permease ArtM; amino-acid sequence: MFQEYLAVIAQGIPTSLLLTVVSLFIAFFLALGLTFLLSIGNKLVKSAVNLFLVLFTGTPLLVQFFLIYAGPGQFQWLVDSPLWGLFSNAWFCAALALALNSAAYSTQLFHGAVKAISKGQWESCAALGLSRLQTLKILIPYALKRALPSYTNEIILVFKGTALASTITIMDIMGYARQLYGTEYDALTIYGIAGGIYLIITGIATLLLRQLENKVLAFERIDTAKA
- a CDS encoding helix-turn-helix transcriptional regulator gives rise to the protein MMSESSSLKFHLELLRLIPKNYSISSLELREKLLALGIERDLRSIQRALNTLCEQFEIDCNTNDKPYSYRWKPDAKGLDMPILNEQQSLVLMLAKQYLTGILPTNIMRSMDGFFKQAEYNLAYGKNQKKEASEWLNKAGIAPTSQPLLPAKIDPEVFNKVSIALYHNKYINMIYRKNDGNIRDAQVKPLALVQQGPSTYLVVQYESGAIRHLALHRFISVNVSTMQFERPKFSLKAHIESQNFGFSSGKKIRLTFRIDKETGGFLTETPLSTDQTVKDCGSEYEISATVIESAMLEWWIAHFGEDYQEIDRTYLDENA
- a CDS encoding 5' nucleotidase, NT5C type, which translates into the protein MKKIVYIDMDNVMVDFPSGIAKLDEKTKQEYEGRYDEVEGIFSLMEPIPNAISAVHKLMKKYHIYALSTAPWHNPSAWSDKVKWIQRYFGEEKGSALYKRLILSHHKNLNKGDYLIDDRTKNGADKFEGKHLHFGTEQFANWNCVLSYLDCGPFTPSDILQDCLKKPAALVQVENEEQSRVIAAFADRYKWQVFNLACIYADETSTEHKTVYLIISPYLSDEFKMRIEAMCAHIQAEYDVLLRSKSQLKQYFQRLSDKPFLYIESYNYQPLYKAGNIFGMMARDRQIDEILEEKGA
- a CDS encoding SIR2 family NAD-dependent protein deacylase, encoding MTEKNKPICVILTGAGISAESGIPTFRAEDGLWAGHKVEEVCTPEALKKNRAKVLAFYNERRRNAQAAEPNAAHLALVELEEFYEVHIITQNVDDLHERAGSTNVLHLHGELNKARSSFNTDYIVPCLGDQLLEDKDNHGHPMRPHIVFFGENVPMFPKAEKLVKKADIVIVIGTSLQVYPANGLVNLAPYGSLIYLIDPNPNTGFVRKQVIAIKEKAGEGVPKVVAELLEKIKKS
- the rhuM gene encoding RhuM family protein produces the protein MNHQNPIEIYQAQDGTTQVEVRFENDTVWLSLQQMADLFGRDKSVISRHLRNIYTDGELNREATVAKNATVQIEGKRQINRTIEYYNLDVIISVGYRVNSILGTKFRIWATARLKEYLTQGYTINQKRLQQNAHELEQALALIQKTANSSELTLESGRGLVDIVSRYTHTFLWLQQYDEGLLTEPQTQQGGTLPTYAEACSALAELKSQLMAKGEASDLFGRERDNGLSAILGNLDQSVFGEPAYPSIEAKAAHLLYFVVKNHPFSDGNKRSGAFLFVDFLHRNGRLFDHDGHPVINDTGLAALTLLVAESDPKQKETLIRLIMHMLKHKQDK
- a CDS encoding DNA translocase FtsK, which encodes MAMKVTFKRDPLFEDVKKFVQQEKFTSGSRIQRKFSLGFNRAARIVEQLEEAGVISSMKNGQGKVL
- a CDS encoding SIR2 family NAD-dependent protein deacylase; protein product: MKNDLNYAVELIRKADGILITAGAGMSVDSGLPDFRSVGGFWNAYPMFKGRNINFQDIATPLAYETHQELAYWFYGHRLSQYRATSPHEGYQILKRWAESKPHGYFVFTSNVDGHFQKAGFEEGRIYEVHGTLERLQCAHNCRDLSWSAKEFQPVVDNENLRLLSEPPRCPYCQRLARQNVLMFDDYFYSSNYQNLKRNKLDLWLKEVQNLVVIELGAGKAIPTVRRFSERTAKAKKGGFIRINPQDAGVPKMHFLSLEMKALDALKAIDRLLNPSQQAVE
- a CDS encoding PP2C family protein-serine/threonine phosphatase, with translation MENFCEITFCQQIGSNKRHNQDALFNGESVFQYKLKTAEKRLENRPHFIVGVADGISNSNRSEKASKLAMQLLSKMESLSRQTIYDLQSSLSAELAEDYFGSATTFVAAEIDQITRKAKILSVGDSRAYLIDAQDKWQQITQDHSILSELLADFPDKKEEDFATIYGGVSSCLVADYSEFQDKIFYQEIEIQQGESLLLCSDGLTDGLSEEMREKIWKQYDNDKSRLTVCRKLITKQKFYDDLSVVICRV